A region of Nitrospinota bacterium DNA encodes the following proteins:
- the guaB gene encoding IMP dehydrogenase, giving the protein MLDKFRNIRKALTFDDVLLAPNYSQVLPNQVETKTRLTGKITLNIPMVSAPMDTVTEARLAISLALEGGIGIIHKNLPIERQRKDVDKVKRHVTGMITDPITLDSAQKVGDAFRLADKYGFSGFPVTSGGKLVGILSNRDMRFETSMEKPVGELMTKERLITAPVGTTLSEAKKILHANRIEKLLVVDDKGALAGLITIKDIEKSQQYPNAAKDDHGRLRVGGAVGVGADRDERAAELIRVGCDLVVIDTAHGHSQSVLDAVKAIRKRWPDIQIIAGNVATAEAVRDLAEAGADAVKVGIGPGSICTTRIVAGVGVPQITAVNDCAMEAAKYGIPVIADGGIKHSGDIVKAIAAGADCVMIGSLFAGVEESPGEKILYQGRAYKEYRGMGSIGAMTEGSADRYFQDKKLSAGGKLVPEGVEGRVPYKGDLAYVVHQLIGGLRSGMGYCGAGSIKDLREKGRFIQITASGLRESHVHDVQITKESPNYSVEK; this is encoded by the coding sequence ATGCTCGACAAGTTCAGGAATATACGCAAGGCGCTCACTTTCGACGATGTCTTGCTCGCGCCCAATTACTCGCAGGTGCTTCCCAACCAGGTGGAGACGAAAACCAGGCTTACCGGCAAGATAACCCTGAACATCCCCATGGTCTCCGCCCCGATGGACACGGTGACCGAGGCTCGGCTGGCCATATCCCTGGCGCTGGAGGGGGGTATCGGCATCATTCACAAGAACCTCCCCATCGAACGCCAGCGCAAAGACGTGGACAAGGTTAAGCGCCACGTGACCGGCATGATTACCGACCCCATCACGTTGGACTCCGCCCAGAAAGTGGGAGACGCTTTCCGGCTGGCGGACAAATACGGCTTCTCCGGATTCCCGGTGACTTCCGGCGGGAAACTTGTGGGCATCCTGTCAAACCGTGACATGCGGTTTGAAACCAGCATGGAAAAGCCTGTGGGCGAGCTTATGACCAAGGAGCGCCTTATTACAGCCCCGGTGGGAACAACGCTGTCGGAGGCTAAAAAGATCCTTCACGCCAACCGGATAGAAAAACTTCTGGTGGTGGATGATAAGGGGGCGCTGGCGGGCCTTATAACCATAAAAGACATCGAGAAAAGCCAGCAGTACCCCAACGCCGCCAAAGACGACCATGGCAGGCTTCGGGTGGGCGGGGCCGTGGGGGTTGGGGCCGACCGGGACGAACGCGCCGCTGAGCTTATCCGCGTGGGGTGCGACCTTGTGGTGATAGACACGGCCCACGGCCACAGCCAGTCGGTACTGGACGCGGTGAAAGCCATCCGCAAAAGGTGGCCGGATATCCAGATAATCGCGGGCAACGTGGCCACCGCCGAGGCGGTACGCGACCTGGCGGAGGCTGGGGCGGACGCGGTGAAAGTGGGTATCGGGCCAGGCTCCATCTGCACCACCCGCATTGTGGCTGGCGTGGGTGTCCCGCAGATAACGGCTGTGAACGACTGCGCCATGGAAGCGGCCAAATATGGCATTCCGGTAATAGCCGATGGCGGAATAAAACATTCCGGCGATATAGTGAAAGCCATCGCCGCCGGGGCCGATTGCGTGATGATTGGCTCCCTTTTCGCCGGGGTGGAAGAGTCTCCGGGGGAGAAGATACTGTACCAGGGCCGGGCGTACAAGGAGTATCGCGGCATGGGTAGCATAGGCGCCATGACCGAGGGTAGCGCGGACAGGTATTTTCAGGACAAAAAGCTTTCCGCCGGGGGCAAACTGGTGCCCGAAGGGGTGGAAGGGCGCGTGCCGTACAAGGGCGACCTGGCTTATGTGGTCCATCAGCTCATCGGCGGGTTGCGCTCCGGCATGGGCTATTGCGGCGCCGGGAGCATCAAGGACTTGAGGGAAAAAGGAAGGTTCATCCAGATAACCGCCTCGGGCCTGCGGGAGAGCCACGTGCACGACGTGCAGATCACCAAGGAGTCGCCTAACTATTCGGTGGAGAAGTGA
- the guaA gene encoding glutamine-hydrolyzing GMP synthase, translating into MTQHEKILILDFGSQYTQLIARRVREARVYCEIHPYNIPFSKIREFGARGIILSGSPSYVTAEDAPLVEKEIFGLGVPVLGICYGMQLMTHLLGGAVAKSAYREYGPARLVCGVDTGLFDGMAAEQDVWMSHGDRIERAPEGFIVIGYTQNSPIAAMRHKEKPWYGIQFHPEVAHTPNGMEMLENFVYRICACSGDWTMRSFVKDQVAHLKERVGDSHVICALSGGVDSSVTAVLLHEAIGDKLTCIFVDNGLLREGEAEKVMSTYAGHFKIKVIKVDASNLFLSKLAGITDPQEKRKIIGPAFVDIFVDEAAKLTDVKFLAQGTLYPDVIESISFKGPSAVIKTHHNLALGDRLNLGLIEPLRELFKDEVRALGEELGLPREMVWRHPFPGPGLAIRVIGEITRERLAILRRADVIILDELKKAGLYDSVWQAFGVLLPVKSVGVMGDERTYENVIAIRAVTSRDAMTADWAQLPYDVMGKMSNRIIGEVRGVNRVVYDITTKPPGTIEWE; encoded by the coding sequence ATGACGCAACACGAAAAAATACTTATCCTCGATTTCGGCTCGCAGTACACACAGCTTATCGCCCGCAGGGTGAGGGAGGCGCGAGTTTATTGCGAGATACATCCATACAATATCCCGTTTTCGAAAATAAGGGAGTTCGGCGCGCGGGGGATAATCCTCTCCGGGTCGCCAAGCTATGTCACCGCCGAGGACGCGCCCCTGGTTGAAAAGGAGATTTTCGGTCTGGGCGTCCCGGTGCTGGGGATATGTTACGGGATGCAGTTGATGACCCATCTTCTGGGCGGCGCCGTGGCAAAGTCCGCCTATCGCGAGTACGGCCCGGCCAGGCTGGTTTGCGGGGTGGACACCGGCTTGTTCGACGGCATGGCCGCCGAGCAGGACGTGTGGATGAGCCATGGGGACCGCATCGAGCGGGCGCCCGAAGGCTTCATTGTAATAGGTTATACGCAAAATTCCCCCATCGCGGCCATGAGGCACAAGGAAAAACCGTGGTACGGCATCCAGTTCCATCCCGAGGTGGCCCATACCCCCAACGGGATGGAGATGCTGGAGAATTTCGTTTACAGGATATGCGCCTGTTCCGGGGACTGGACCATGCGCTCTTTCGTAAAAGACCAGGTGGCCCATTTGAAAGAGCGCGTGGGCGACAGCCACGTGATATGCGCCCTTTCGGGCGGGGTGGACTCGTCGGTGACGGCGGTTCTCCTGCACGAAGCCATTGGCGACAAGCTCACCTGCATATTCGTGGATAACGGCCTTCTGCGGGAAGGGGAAGCCGAGAAAGTGATGTCCACTTACGCGGGTCATTTTAAGATCAAAGTGATCAAGGTGGACGCCTCGAACCTGTTCCTGTCTAAACTTGCTGGCATTACAGACCCGCAGGAGAAACGCAAAATCATCGGCCCGGCCTTTGTGGACATTTTTGTGGATGAGGCCGCCAAACTTACAGACGTGAAATTCCTGGCCCAGGGAACGCTCTACCCTGACGTGATAGAGTCCATAAGCTTCAAGGGCCCGTCCGCGGTGATAAAAACCCATCACAACCTGGCGCTGGGCGACAGGCTCAACCTGGGGCTTATCGAGCCACTGCGGGAGCTTTTCAAGGACGAGGTGCGGGCGCTGGGTGAAGAGCTGGGCCTGCCCCGCGAAATGGTATGGCGCCACCCGTTCCCCGGCCCGGGGCTGGCCATCCGCGTAATCGGGGAAATAACCAGGGAGCGGCTGGCCATCCTGCGGAGGGCCGACGTGATTATACTCGACGAGCTGAAAAAGGCAGGATTGTACGACTCGGTTTGGCAGGCCTTCGGCGTCCTTCTGCCGGTGAAATCCGTGGGGGTGATGGGGGACGAGCGCACATACGAAAACGTCATAGCCATCCGGGCGGTCACCAGCCGCGACGCCATGACGGCGGACTGGGCCCAACTGCCGTACGATGTGATGGGCAAAATGTCCAACCGCATCATCGGCGAGGTGCGGGGGGTGAACCGGGTGGTTTACGACATAACCACAAAACCGCCCGGAACCATCGAGTGGGAGTAA
- the ruvB gene encoding Holliday junction branch migration DNA helicase RuvB codes for MRQDHISDPAPESPEETRFDMTLRPSSLGEYVGQKALKESLEIFIKAALNRGEPLDHCIFYGPPGLGKTTLANIISREMGAQLRVTSGPILQKAGDLVAILTNLQEGDLLFIDEIHRLNPAVEEVLYPAMEDFRVDIVIGQGPAARSINLTLPRFTLVGATTRAGLLASPLRDRFGISHRLDFYSREELMTILKRSAKLLNIELGEEGSGEIASRSRGTPRIANRLLRRVRDYAEVKAGGSITKDVADAALTMLEVDKLGLDKMDRRLLSIIVNTFGGGPVGIETLASAIHESADTIEDVYEPFLIQEGLIQRTPRGRVASGAAYRHLGLTETAGREGKSLRLPL; via the coding sequence ATGCGGCAAGACCATATCAGCGATCCAGCTCCAGAATCCCCCGAGGAAACCAGGTTCGACATGACCCTGCGCCCATCAAGCCTGGGCGAATATGTGGGGCAGAAAGCCTTAAAAGAAAGCCTGGAAATATTCATAAAGGCGGCCCTTAACCGGGGCGAGCCGTTGGACCACTGCATTTTCTACGGCCCGCCGGGATTGGGAAAAACCACTCTGGCGAACATAATTTCCCGCGAGATGGGGGCGCAATTGCGGGTTACCTCAGGCCCAATTTTGCAAAAGGCGGGCGACCTGGTGGCCATCCTCACCAATCTTCAGGAAGGGGACCTGCTTTTCATAGATGAGATTCACCGGTTGAATCCCGCCGTGGAGGAGGTGTTGTACCCGGCCATGGAAGATTTCCGGGTGGACATCGTGATAGGCCAGGGCCCAGCGGCGCGATCCATTAATTTGACACTCCCCAGGTTCACCTTGGTGGGGGCCACTACCCGGGCAGGGTTATTGGCCTCGCCCCTCCGGGACAGGTTCGGTATAAGCCACCGGCTGGATTTTTATAGCCGTGAGGAGCTGATGACCATCCTCAAAAGGTCGGCGAAATTATTGAACATAGAGTTAGGCGAAGAAGGGTCGGGGGAGATAGCCTCCCGGAGCCGGGGCACGCCCCGGATAGCCAACCGCTTGCTCCGCAGGGTAAGGGATTACGCCGAGGTGAAAGCCGGAGGCTCCATAACAAAAGATGTCGCCGATGCGGCCCTAACTATGCTGGAGGTGGACAAGCTGGGGCTGGACAAGATGGACCGGCGGCTTCTTTCCATCATTGTGAACACTTTCGGCGGCGGCCCCGTTGGGATAGAAACCCTTGCGTCGGCCATCCATGAGTCCGCCGACACCATCGAGGACGTTTACGAGCCTTTCCTTATTCAGGAGGGGCTCATCCAACGGACGCCTCGGGGCAGGGTGGCTTCCGGCGCCGCCTACCGGCACCTGGGGCTGACGGAAACCGCCGGTAGAGAGGGCAAAAGCCTGCGGCTACCCCTTTAA
- a CDS encoding prohibitin family protein, whose amino-acid sequence MKYVAIPVVAGVLLVFGLMFSPITTISSGHHGVVTVFGEVKDEVLTEGLHLVNPLARVIEIETRTRKLEVPGEGASKDLQTVGTHVAVNYRLNAASLSTFYKNIGMEYEERIMVPVIQESFKAITAKYTAEELITRRDEVKDQITANLAGKLTHSSGGGIGVDAISITNFKFSSAFNAAIEAKQVAEQDALKAKRELDKVKIEAEQKIANAKAEAESLRLQKQEITPDLIKLREIEVQRAAVEKWNGVLPVYTGSAMPFINLKQ is encoded by the coding sequence ATGAAGTATGTAGCCATTCCCGTAGTGGCAGGGGTTTTATTGGTGTTCGGCTTGATGTTTTCACCCATCACCACGATCAGCTCGGGGCATCATGGCGTGGTCACCGTTTTTGGAGAGGTGAAAGATGAGGTTCTTACGGAGGGTTTGCACCTGGTGAATCCCCTGGCCAGGGTGATAGAGATCGAAACGCGCACAAGAAAACTGGAAGTGCCGGGTGAAGGGGCCAGCAAAGACCTGCAAACGGTTGGAACGCACGTCGCCGTGAATTACCGGCTCAACGCGGCCTCTTTGTCCACGTTTTACAAGAATATCGGCATGGAGTACGAGGAGCGGATAATGGTTCCTGTAATCCAGGAGTCGTTCAAGGCCATAACGGCCAAGTACACCGCCGAGGAGCTTATCACCCGGCGCGATGAGGTGAAGGACCAGATAACCGCCAATCTGGCCGGGAAGCTGACCCATTCGTCCGGAGGCGGAATAGGGGTTGACGCCATATCCATAACCAATTTCAAATTCTCCAGCGCGTTCAACGCGGCCATCGAGGCCAAGCAGGTGGCCGAACAGGACGCCCTGAAGGCCAAACGGGAGTTGGATAAGGTGAAGATAGAGGCCGAGCAGAAAATAGCCAACGCCAAGGCCGAAGCGGAATCCTTGCGGCTCCAGAAGCAGGAGATAACTCCGGACCTCATCAAACTCCGGGAGATAGAGGTTCAGCGGGCCGCGGTGGAAAAGTGGAACGGCGTTCTGCCCGTATATACGGGTAGCGCCATGCCGTTCATAAATTTAAAGCAGTGA
- a CDS encoding FYDLN acid domain-containing protein, whose product MSHPKYGDKFTCYSCGTKFYTMKKPEPLCPKCGADQRKAPKKPSAKSAPKPLVPDEFEGEEEEAPLLDEDVESFGFDEDEEGFEPGGGNLIVDDMPDEDY is encoded by the coding sequence ATGTCTCATCCCAAGTACGGTGACAAATTCACCTGTTATAGTTGCGGCACGAAGTTTTACACTATGAAAAAACCGGAGCCGCTATGCCCGAAGTGCGGGGCGGACCAGCGCAAGGCCCCGAAAAAACCTTCCGCCAAATCGGCTCCCAAGCCTTTGGTGCCGGATGAGTTTGAGGGTGAGGAAGAAGAGGCGCCGTTGCTGGACGAGGACGTGGAATCGTTCGGCTTCGATGAGGATGAGGAAGGTTTTGAGCCTGGCGGGGGGAACCTTATAGTGGATGACATGCCCGATGAAGATTACTAG
- a CDS encoding radical SAM protein, with translation MTPKDELAKRGVEDGSHAFTGPYGIQVGLTGYCNYQCEFCFSFSHRRPENLPPAENHPQLSPESFNSLVREAAEMGVEQISIVGVGEPFLHPSIMDFICLVKSLGMRCMVTTNGSLLKPQVVERIIETGVDIINVSFNASSEKTYGFIHGSGSARFFNPIVDNLAYMKTLKEKLGAGAPKLSIRFVLSKTNLGEMGDWMDLALSLGAQELVVQKIAPPFFAPDLALGEEDEKTALSAIGKREEPLRKVVLKSNIGFIVKAFPWVAGGNDLTKYRDLLSGGFYKRYPCLVGWTYVMILEDGSVRPCCYCGTNMGNINSARFSEIWNGEIYHRFREKSIRLPQEPDGITGCVCHSGCGSVMENIRAMEKLDLKF, from the coding sequence ATGACCCCAAAAGACGAACTGGCCAAACGGGGAGTGGAAGATGGCTCCCACGCCTTCACGGGCCCCTATGGCATCCAGGTGGGCCTGACGGGCTACTGTAATTACCAGTGCGAGTTCTGCTTTTCTTTCAGCCACAGGCGGCCCGAAAACCTTCCGCCCGCCGAAAACCACCCTCAACTATCCCCGGAGAGTTTTAATTCACTGGTCCGGGAAGCGGCTGAAATGGGGGTGGAGCAGATTTCCATCGTAGGTGTGGGGGAGCCTTTCCTGCATCCGTCCATCATGGATTTCATCTGCCTGGTGAAAAGCCTGGGTATGCGGTGCATGGTGACCACCAACGGGTCGTTGCTTAAGCCCCAGGTGGTGGAGCGGATAATTGAAACCGGGGTGGACATAATAAACGTATCCTTCAACGCAAGCTCTGAAAAAACATATGGATTCATACACGGTTCCGGGTCGGCCCGGTTCTTCAACCCCATAGTTGATAACCTGGCCTACATGAAAACGCTTAAGGAAAAATTGGGGGCCGGCGCACCGAAACTCTCCATCCGGTTCGTGTTATCCAAAACCAACCTGGGCGAGATGGGCGACTGGATGGACCTGGCGTTGAGCCTTGGGGCCCAGGAACTGGTCGTCCAGAAGATAGCCCCCCCGTTCTTCGCTCCGGATTTGGCGCTGGGGGAAGAAGACGAAAAAACGGCGCTGTCGGCCATCGGAAAAAGGGAGGAGCCTCTCCGGAAGGTTGTTTTAAAATCCAACATAGGATTTATAGTAAAGGCCTTCCCCTGGGTTGCGGGGGGAAATGATCTCACGAAATACCGGGATTTGCTATCGGGCGGCTTCTACAAGCGATATCCATGCCTGGTGGGCTGGACATACGTTATGATTTTAGAGGATGGCTCGGTACGGCCATGCTGTTATTGTGGAACCAACATGGGGAATATTAACAGCGCCAGGTTCTCGGAAATCTGGAACGGCGAAATATATCATAGGTTTCGGGAGAAATCCATCCGGTTGCCGCAGGAGCCGGATGGGATAACCGGGTGTGTGTGCCACTCCGGTTGTGGCTCGGTAATGGAGAATATCAGGGCAATGGAGAAGCTGGATTTGAAATTCTGA
- a CDS encoding zeta toxin family protein translates to METAPRIFVIAGPNGSGKSTSAPFFLRELFGILTYVNADAIASGLSAFAPEREAIEAGRIMLRQIHRLRGEKTDFAFETTLASRSYAPWLKSARAEGYEIYILFLSLQSPEAALSRVAERVRLGGHDIPRDVVIRRFHRGLGNFFNLYLPVCDRWFLLDNSNSTGPVIIANGGKQIPLKVEEPETFDYLKGKYGAG, encoded by the coding sequence ATGGAAACGGCGCCAAGGATATTCGTCATCGCCGGGCCGAACGGGTCGGGCAAATCAACATCGGCGCCATTTTTCCTTCGAGAACTGTTCGGGATACTAACCTATGTTAACGCCGATGCCATTGCGTCAGGGCTTTCCGCCTTCGCTCCGGAGCGTGAGGCGATTGAAGCGGGAAGGATAATGTTGCGGCAAATACATCGCCTACGGGGTGAAAAAACCGATTTTGCTTTCGAAACAACCTTGGCTTCAAGAAGTTACGCGCCATGGCTCAAGTCCGCCAGAGCCGAAGGGTATGAAATTTACATTTTATTTTTATCGCTACAATCGCCGGAAGCGGCATTGTCCAGAGTGGCCGAACGTGTCAGGCTTGGCGGGCATGACATCCCGCGCGATGTTGTGATCCGGCGGTTTCACCGAGGACTGGGCAATTTTTTCAATCTGTACCTTCCCGTGTGCGACCGGTGGTTTCTTTTGGACAACTCTAATTCGACTGGCCCGGTTATAATAGCCAATGGTGGGAAACAAATTCCCTTGAAGGTGGAGGAACCGGAAACCTTCGATTATTTGAAAGGCAAATATGGAGCCGGATAA
- the dnaE gene encoding DNA polymerase III subunit alpha has translation MKHSEFVHLHLHSQYSLLDGAIQFDSLLDKVTQCAMPAVAVTDHGVMFGAVEFFNAAIKKGVKPIIGCEVYIAPGSRFEKGPGSADPYAERYYHLVLLAQNKKGYQNLCKLVTAGFMEGFYHKPRVDKDLLAANSDGLIALSACLYGEVARNLAAGAHEQARQAAGFYKEVFPDRFYLELQDHGMASQRNVNRLMIPLAKEMGLPLVATNDAHYLNREDSAAHDALLCIGTGKNISDENRLRYEGDQFYVKTPEEMQALFRDVPEALSNTIRIAEECNFTFDTGKYHLPRFPIPGDTTIDEYLEQVASHGLELRFIQSARSGRPISDEKQAEYKKRLQWELQTIGKMGFPGYFLITWDFIRFARERGIPVGPGRGSAAGSMVAYALRITDLDPIEYNLIFERFLNPERISMPDIDIDFCMDRREEVINYVKDKYGGKDFVSQIITFGTMKAKAVVRDVGRVMGMPYAEVDKIAKLIPNDLKMTLDKALKQEQKLADMVAANPQVARLFQLSGTLEGTARHASTHAAGVVISPEPLTTFMPQFKSGDDVTTQFQMTDIEKLGLLKMDFLGLRTLTVLSNTVKQIKAGKDPDFDLDTIPLGDKKTFQLLGAAQTLGVFQLESSGMRDLIRKMKPTDFFDIIALVALYRPGPINSGMADQYVRRKHGHEKVELPFPALGSILQETYGVIVYQEQVMKIANVLSGFTLAQADTLRKAMGKKDAGLMANLRDKFIDGAAGNGYNREKAEALWGQIEKFGEYGFNKSHSACYALVAYQTAYLKAHFPAEYMASLITSEMDNTDKVLRYIQELRDMGIRVLPPDVNESMSDFTVTPEGIRFGLAAVKGVGASAVNAMIAAREKEGRFTTLLGFLESVDSQPVNKRTLEALIKCGAFDSTGNTRAALMGGLEESLAAAQKTLRDREVGQFSIFGGMGAAEAIEPAISKVKDLPEWPEKERLAYEKEALGFYISGHPLNSKARDLKILSNFNASTIENATHKAEVRIGGVVVAKRTQSTKKGDTMAFLTLEDLHGVVDVTVWPDVYAKSLDILDKDEPVFIKGAAEVDDEGGVKIIAQEILTFDAAKANFTNSVKVTMSSPGLEEETLRELKGLCEKHRGKCAVTLQFIVPGKGEVTLRAGGVTVNPTEKFIQSVEELLGEDSVYLE, from the coding sequence ATGAAACACAGCGAATTCGTCCATCTGCATCTGCACAGCCAATACAGCCTTCTGGATGGCGCCATCCAGTTCGACAGCCTGCTGGATAAAGTCACCCAATGCGCCATGCCCGCCGTGGCGGTTACCGACCATGGGGTGATGTTCGGCGCGGTGGAGTTTTTCAACGCCGCCATAAAAAAAGGGGTGAAACCCATCATAGGGTGCGAGGTTTACATCGCCCCCGGTTCCCGGTTTGAAAAGGGGCCCGGCTCCGCGGATCCTTACGCCGAGAGATATTATCACCTGGTTCTGCTGGCCCAGAACAAGAAGGGCTACCAGAACCTTTGCAAGCTCGTCACCGCCGGATTCATGGAAGGGTTCTACCACAAACCCCGGGTGGACAAGGATCTTCTTGCGGCCAACTCCGACGGGCTCATAGCCCTTTCAGCCTGCCTGTATGGCGAAGTGGCGCGCAACCTTGCCGCAGGAGCGCACGAACAGGCAAGGCAGGCCGCGGGTTTTTACAAAGAGGTTTTCCCGGACAGGTTCTATCTGGAGTTGCAGGATCACGGCATGGCCAGCCAGCGCAACGTGAACCGGCTCATGATACCCCTTGCCAAAGAGATGGGCTTGCCGCTGGTGGCAACCAACGACGCCCATTACCTCAACCGGGAGGATTCCGCCGCCCACGACGCCCTGTTGTGCATAGGAACCGGCAAGAACATATCGGACGAGAACCGGCTCCGTTATGAGGGAGACCAGTTTTACGTTAAAACCCCCGAGGAGATGCAGGCCCTTTTCAGGGACGTGCCCGAGGCCCTCTCCAACACCATCCGCATAGCCGAGGAGTGCAATTTCACCTTCGATACGGGCAAGTATCACCTGCCCCGGTTTCCCATCCCCGGCGACACCACCATAGACGAATACCTGGAGCAGGTGGCCTCCCACGGGCTGGAGTTGCGGTTTATCCAGTCGGCCCGGTCCGGCAGGCCCATCAGCGATGAAAAACAGGCGGAATATAAAAAACGGCTCCAGTGGGAATTGCAGACCATCGGCAAGATGGGGTTTCCGGGCTATTTTCTTATAACGTGGGATTTCATACGGTTCGCCCGGGAACGGGGGATACCCGTGGGGCCCGGGCGCGGTTCGGCGGCGGGCTCCATGGTGGCTTACGCGCTGAGGATAACCGACCTGGATCCCATCGAGTACAACCTCATATTCGAACGCTTCCTTAACCCGGAGCGCATATCCATGCCCGATATAGACATAGACTTTTGCATGGACAGGCGCGAGGAGGTCATAAATTACGTCAAGGACAAGTACGGCGGCAAGGATTTCGTGTCGCAGATAATTACCTTCGGCACCATGAAGGCCAAGGCCGTGGTGCGCGATGTGGGCCGGGTGATGGGCATGCCTTACGCCGAGGTGGACAAGATAGCCAAGCTCATCCCCAACGACCTGAAGATGACGCTGGACAAGGCGCTGAAGCAGGAACAGAAGCTTGCTGACATGGTGGCCGCCAACCCCCAGGTGGCGCGCCTGTTCCAGCTTTCAGGCACGCTGGAAGGCACCGCACGGCACGCATCAACCCACGCCGCCGGGGTGGTGATAAGCCCGGAGCCGCTCACAACCTTCATGCCCCAGTTCAAGTCCGGCGACGATGTGACAACCCAGTTCCAGATGACCGACATCGAGAAGCTGGGCCTGTTGAAAATGGATTTCCTGGGCCTGCGCACCCTAACGGTGTTGAGCAACACCGTTAAACAGATTAAGGCCGGGAAAGACCCGGATTTCGACCTGGACACCATCCCATTGGGAGACAAGAAAACCTTCCAGCTGTTAGGCGCGGCCCAAACCCTGGGCGTGTTCCAGCTGGAGTCTTCGGGAATGCGGGACCTGATCCGCAAGATGAAACCCACCGATTTCTTCGACATCATCGCCCTGGTGGCGCTGTACCGCCCAGGCCCCATAAACTCCGGCATGGCCGACCAGTATGTGCGCCGGAAACACGGGCATGAGAAAGTGGAGCTACCCTTCCCGGCTTTGGGCTCCATTCTGCAGGAGACCTACGGCGTTATCGTTTACCAGGAACAGGTGATGAAAATCGCCAACGTCCTTTCCGGCTTTACGCTGGCCCAGGCCGACACCCTGCGAAAAGCCATGGGCAAAAAGGACGCGGGGCTTATGGCCAACCTGCGGGACAAGTTCATAGACGGCGCCGCCGGGAATGGATACAACCGGGAGAAGGCGGAGGCGCTGTGGGGGCAGATAGAGAAATTCGGCGAGTATGGGTTCAACAAGTCCCACTCCGCCTGTTACGCGCTGGTGGCATACCAGACAGCCTACTTGAAAGCCCATTTCCCTGCGGAATACATGGCCAGCCTGATAACCTCGGAAATGGACAACACCGACAAGGTGCTCCGCTATATACAGGAGTTGCGGGACATGGGCATCCGGGTGCTTCCGCCGGACGTGAATGAGTCCATGAGCGATTTTACTGTGACGCCGGAGGGCATCCGGTTCGGCCTCGCGGCCGTGAAAGGGGTTGGAGCCTCGGCGGTGAACGCCATGATAGCCGCCAGGGAGAAGGAAGGCAGGTTCACTACGTTGTTGGGTTTCCTCGAATCGGTGGACTCCCAGCCGGTGAACAAACGGACGCTGGAGGCGCTGATAAAGTGCGGCGCGTTCGATTCCACGGGCAATACCCGGGCCGCTTTGATGGGCGGGCTGGAGGAGTCGCTGGCGGCGGCGCAAAAAACACTGCGTGACCGGGAGGTGGGCCAGTTCTCCATATTCGGAGGAATGGGGGCGGCCGAGGCGATAGAGCCGGCCATCTCGAAGGTAAAAGACCTGCCCGAATGGCCCGAGAAGGAGCGGCTGGCCTACGAGAAGGAAGCCTTGGGGTTCTATATCTCCGGCCATCCGTTAAACTCCAAGGCCCGCGACCTGAAAATACTCTCAAACTTCAACGCCTCCACCATAGAGAACGCCACCCATAAAGCGGAAGTGCGTATAGGCGGGGTGGTGGTTGCCAAAAGGACCCAGAGCACCAAGAAGGGGGACACCATGGCCTTCCTTACCCTCGAAGACCTGCACGGCGTTGTGGATGTGACGGTATGGCCCGATGTGTACGCCAAGAGTCTGGACATTCTCGACAAAGACGAACCGGTGTTCATAAAAGGCGCCGCCGAGGTGGATGACGAGGGAGGGGTTAAGATAATCGCCCAGGAGATATTGACCTTCGACGCCGCCAAGGCCAATTTCACCAACTCCGTGAAAGTCACCATGTCGTCGCCGGGGCTGGAGGAAGAGACCCTGCGGGAGCTCAAGGGCCTGTGCGAGAAGCACCGGGGCAAATGCGCGGTGACACTGCAGTTCATCGTGCCGGGCAAGGGGGAAGTCACTTTGCGCGCCGGGGGGGTGACGGTGAACCCTACGGAGAAATTCATCCAGTCGGTGGAGGAGCTTTTAGGGGAGGATTCTGTTTACCTGGAGTAA